From one Cardiocondyla obscurior isolate alpha-2009 linkage group LG06, Cobs3.1, whole genome shotgun sequence genomic stretch:
- the LOC139103265 gene encoding GSK3-beta interaction protein: MPNDDVDRVLDAEQWRVEAQAVIDDVKEHVQDLRVSEKLTSTNQLIYLNLTTLEGLRFCVELSAAGFAVVGNRHDDTSNVGNERFETPYSLLDFVSPQYKNSFGNALLDKLKELSDVQ, from the coding sequence ATGCCGAACGACGACGTAGACCGAGTGCTGGATGCGGAACAGTGGCGGGTAGAGGCACAGGCGGTGATCGACGATGTAAAGGAACACGTGCAGGATCTGAGGGTATCCGAGAAGCTCACCAGTACGAATCAGCTGATCTACTTGAACCTGACCACGCTGGAAGGTTTACGGTTTTGCGTGGAGCTATCGGCAGCCGGCTTCGCCGTCGTCGGCAATCGGCACGACGACACGTCGAACGTGGGCAACGAGCGCTTTGAGACGCCGTACAGCCTGCTGGATTTTGTTAGTCCACAATACAAGAACTCTTTCGGGAATGCGCTGCTGGATAAGCTGAAGGAATTGAGCGATGTACAATAA